One Anaerolineae bacterium genomic window carries:
- a CDS encoding ribose-phosphate diphosphokinase → MLPSGEIKVFAGSTGMAFARKICQYIGVELGCAETITFSEGNTFVRIGETVRDKDVYLVQPIALRPNDEFVEILFWMDAFKRASAGSVTAIIPYFGYGKGDKKDEPRVSIRARVCADAIEQAGADRVVTMDLHSPQIQGFFKKPVDHLFAFPVLCEHIKRLEIENLVVVSPDAGFAKRARNYASYLGVSLAIGDKIRKSHDEQAEILELIGEVKGKNALIVDDFTISGGTLVEMARELKRRGVERIFACVSHLLLNSSGIQRVEESPIELLVGTDSVDNPWISSSSKIAIVSVAPLFAEAIVRIHGRESVSPLFRSVPEKVFEHSILEWA, encoded by the coding sequence ATGCTACCGAGTGGCGAGATTAAAGTGTTCGCAGGGAGCACTGGGATGGCGTTTGCCCGGAAGATCTGTCAGTACATCGGGGTAGAGCTGGGGTGTGCCGAGACGATCACGTTCTCCGAGGGCAACACCTTCGTACGCATTGGTGAGACGGTGCGCGACAAAGATGTCTACTTGGTTCAGCCGATTGCGTTGAGGCCTAACGATGAATTCGTGGAGATTTTGTTCTGGATGGACGCCTTCAAGCGGGCGAGCGCCGGTTCTGTCACTGCGATCATCCCCTACTTCGGCTATGGCAAAGGGGATAAGAAAGACGAGCCACGCGTCTCCATCCGAGCGCGGGTGTGCGCCGACGCGATCGAACAGGCCGGCGCTGATCGCGTGGTCACCATGGACCTGCACAGCCCTCAGATCCAGGGGTTTTTTAAAAAGCCAGTAGATCATCTATTTGCGTTCCCGGTTTTGTGTGAGCACATCAAGCGGTTGGAGATAGAGAACCTGGTGGTTGTGTCTCCCGACGCGGGATTCGCCAAGCGGGCGAGAAACTACGCCTCGTACCTAGGCGTCTCTTTGGCCATCGGCGATAAGATCCGCAAATCCCATGACGAGCAGGCGGAGATCCTAGAGCTGATTGGCGAGGTGAAGGGGAAAAACGCCCTCATCGTAGACGATTTCACCATCTCGGGTGGCACCCTGGTGGAGATGGCCAGGGAATTGAAACGGAGAGGGGTGGAGCGGATCTTCGCTTGTGTGTCTCACCTCTTGCTTAACAGCTCTGGAATCCAGCGGGTCGAGGAAAGCCCCATCGAGCTGTTGGTGGGGACGGATTCGGTGGATAACCCATGGATCTCCAGCTCCTCGAAGATCGCTATCGTCTCTGTAGCACCTCTCTTTGCCGAGGCGATCGTCCGAATCCATGGCCGGGAGTCGGTGAGCCCTCTGTTCCGCTCAGTACCTGAGAAGGTCTTTGAGCATTCCATCCTGGAGTGGGCGTGA
- a CDS encoding phytanoyl-CoA dioxygenase family protein — MATQVLTRELSISEREQFEREGYLLIPGLLSPSEVQELIETMTAMHASAPIPELNYYPLSAAESGGDVLKQYPRIMHPHRVNETAKRYMLHPRIISILTELFGEEPLAAQSMFYFKPPGARGQSLHQDNFYLRVEPGTCIAAWVALEPADEENGGLIVVPKTNHLGILCPHQADPAIYFTKEEVDVPEGLAPITVPMEAGDVLFFNGSLIHGSPPNRSRDRWRRSFICHYVGVSSLRIGNYYNPLYTIRGEIVRREDNGPAGPCGTEFSSLARSG, encoded by the coding sequence ATGGCAACGCAGGTGTTGACTAGAGAGCTCTCAATTAGCGAGCGCGAGCAGTTCGAGCGGGAGGGGTATCTGCTTATCCCTGGCCTGCTGAGCCCGAGTGAGGTTCAGGAACTGATAGAAACGATGACAGCAATGCATGCCAGTGCGCCCATTCCAGAGCTCAACTACTACCCGCTCTCGGCGGCGGAGTCCGGCGGCGACGTCTTGAAGCAATACCCGCGCATTATGCACCCACATCGCGTGAACGAGACGGCAAAACGCTACATGCTGCATCCCAGGATCATCAGCATACTGACCGAGTTGTTCGGTGAGGAGCCGCTGGCAGCGCAAAGCATGTTCTACTTCAAGCCGCCGGGCGCACGTGGGCAGTCCTTGCACCAGGATAACTTCTACCTGCGGGTGGAGCCCGGTACGTGTATTGCTGCCTGGGTCGCGTTAGAACCGGCAGATGAGGAGAACGGAGGGCTGATAGTCGTCCCCAAGACCAACCATCTGGGAATCCTCTGTCCACACCAGGCGGATCCGGCCATCTACTTCACAAAGGAAGAGGTGGATGTCCCCGAGGGCCTAGCTCCTATCACGGTACCCATGGAAGCTGGCGATGTGCTCTTCTTCAACGGGAGCTTGATTCACGGCTCGCCTCCCAACCGGTCAAGGGATCGCTGGCGGCGGTCTTTCATCTGCCATTACGTAGGCGTGTCGAGCCTCCGGATCGGCAACTACTACAATCCGCTATACACGATACGCGGGGAGATCGTCCGCCGCGAGGATAACGGCCCAGCGGGCCCCTGCGGGACGGAGTTTAGCTCCCTTGCGCGTAGCGGGTGA
- a CDS encoding helix-turn-helix domain-containing protein — protein MHNYAVEQAQPDQDTPSPPPGILVSGHFREPFGYHVRRPAGTRDWLVTYTLAGEGRFRLGGLTYPCVAGDLIILAPGVPHDYATARPGEIWEFFWAHFLPRPHWMRWLRLPELAPGLYSLSIGDQMTQRRICRAFERLLQDNQGLGTLREELAANALEEIILLVAQYHFRMASRALDPRVEAVLHQLSQRFSEPLTVSNLASLVSLSPSRLSHLFKEQVGDSIMEMLRKLRLRQAARLLEFTSRQVSEIAQDVGFRSPFYFSRQFKAYYGMSPTAYRGQVQRRNPTPTDRAHEAAEGEA, from the coding sequence ATGCACAATTATGCTGTCGAGCAGGCACAGCCAGATCAGGACACGCCGTCTCCACCGCCGGGGATCCTCGTCTCCGGTCACTTCCGCGAGCCATTCGGCTACCATGTACGCCGACCCGCCGGCACACGCGATTGGCTGGTCACTTACACGTTGGCCGGTGAGGGGCGCTTCCGGTTAGGCGGCCTGACATATCCATGCGTGGCTGGCGACCTGATCATCCTGGCTCCCGGCGTGCCTCATGACTACGCTACCGCCCGTCCTGGAGAGATCTGGGAATTCTTCTGGGCGCACTTTCTACCGCGCCCACACTGGATGCGCTGGCTGCGCCTGCCAGAACTTGCACCTGGGCTATACAGCCTTTCCATTGGGGATCAGATGACCCAGCGGCGGATTTGCCGGGCATTTGAGCGGCTGTTGCAGGATAACCAAGGCCTAGGAACGCTGCGAGAGGAGCTGGCGGCCAACGCGCTAGAGGAGATCATCCTCTTAGTTGCCCAGTACCATTTCAGAATGGCCAGCCGTGCCTTGGACCCTCGTGTAGAGGCTGTGCTGCATCAGTTATCTCAACGGTTCAGCGAGCCGCTTACCGTGTCCAACCTGGCAAGCCTCGTCTCCCTCTCCCCCTCGCGCCTCTCCCATCTGTTCAAGGAGCAGGTAGGAGATTCGATTATGGAGATGCTGCGGAAGCTACGCCTGCGCCAAGCCGCACGTCTGCTCGAGTTCACCTCGCGGCAGGTGAGCGAGATCGCGCAGGATGTGGGCTTCCGTTCGCCTTTCTACTTTTCACGGCAATTCAAAGCCTACTACGGAATGAGCCCTACGGCTTATCGAGGGCAAGTCCAACGGCGCAATCCCACTCCTACAGATCGAGCTCACGAGGCGGCTGAAGGGGAAGCTTAG